A portion of the Acidisarcina polymorpha genome contains these proteins:
- a CDS encoding CRTAC1 family protein: MGKIEFGFFQDRLFSRRDFLALTSAAIADISYSYAGSGLKPSVLAAQTVVPIEFENAIATSGINFKEDNSSSPHKFQIETMTGGVGLFDYNGDGLLDIYFANGARLPDLDKSDPRFFNRLYRNNGDGTFTDVTETAGVRGDYYAMGVAAADYDNDGHQDLFVTGANGFQLFHNNGDGTFTDVTAKAGLLKAHPDLVRGFSVAAGWFDYDNDGHLDLIVINYLKWSIAKDVTCTTKGIRAYCSPNSYAGTSNLLFHNNGDGTFTDVSEPSGILGYTGKGMGVAFADYDGDGFVDIFVTNDTFRNFLFHNNGNGTFTEVGILDGVAYNEDGKSIASMGVDFRDIDNDGRPDAFITAMRGDTFPLFRSSSKDFFEDRTMASKLGALTRKLTAWGTGVFDFDNDGWKDIFIANAAILDNSEIIDNLPYKLPNTILRNNGDGTFADVSATAGKAFQIAAAHRGAAFGDLNNDGLVDAVTNCLNSPPEIWINRTRSGNHWLLIELVGSKSNRDGLGAKIKVISAGGTHYNHATTSVGYGSASDRRVHFGLGPDKTVQQIEIVWPSGIRQILTDVAADQVLTIHEAVGH, encoded by the coding sequence ATGGGGAAGATCGAGTTCGGGTTTTTTCAGGATAGGCTTTTCTCCAGACGGGACTTTCTTGCCCTGACCTCTGCGGCGATTGCCGATATCTCCTACTCGTATGCAGGGTCCGGTCTAAAGCCATCAGTTCTTGCCGCTCAAACCGTCGTGCCAATTGAATTCGAGAATGCCATCGCAACCTCGGGAATCAATTTCAAGGAAGACAATTCGTCGTCGCCCCATAAGTTTCAGATTGAGACGATGACTGGGGGCGTGGGGCTCTTCGACTACAACGGCGACGGACTGCTCGATATCTACTTCGCGAACGGAGCGCGTCTGCCCGATCTCGACAAGTCCGACCCCAGGTTCTTCAACCGCCTCTATCGCAATAATGGCGACGGCACCTTTACCGATGTCACCGAAACCGCGGGCGTACGGGGCGATTATTACGCGATGGGCGTTGCCGCTGCCGACTACGACAACGACGGCCATCAGGACCTTTTTGTCACCGGGGCTAACGGCTTCCAACTCTTCCACAACAACGGCGACGGCACCTTTACCGATGTGACGGCGAAAGCTGGTTTGCTCAAGGCGCACCCCGATCTAGTGCGAGGATTTTCCGTCGCAGCGGGATGGTTTGATTATGACAACGATGGCCATTTAGACCTGATCGTCATCAACTACCTCAAGTGGTCCATCGCCAAAGATGTGACATGCACTACCAAGGGCATTCGCGCTTATTGTTCGCCGAACAGTTATGCGGGGACGTCTAATCTGCTTTTTCACAACAATGGCGATGGCACCTTCACCGATGTCTCCGAGCCCTCCGGAATTCTGGGTTACACAGGGAAGGGAATGGGGGTGGCATTTGCCGATTACGATGGCGACGGCTTCGTGGATATCTTTGTCACCAATGACACCTTCCGCAATTTCCTCTTTCACAACAACGGCAATGGCACCTTCACCGAAGTCGGCATTCTTGACGGAGTTGCCTACAACGAAGACGGCAAGAGCATCGCGAGTATGGGTGTCGACTTCCGCGATATCGACAATGATGGCCGACCCGACGCCTTTATCACCGCGATGCGAGGCGACACCTTCCCTTTGTTTCGTAGTTCCAGCAAAGACTTCTTTGAGGACCGCACCATGGCGTCGAAGCTTGGCGCGTTGACGCGTAAGCTGACGGCCTGGGGAACCGGCGTCTTCGATTTCGATAATGACGGATGGAAGGATATCTTCATTGCGAACGCGGCAATTCTCGATAACTCCGAGATCATCGACAATCTTCCCTACAAGCTACCGAACACAATATTGCGGAACAATGGAGACGGGACATTCGCCGACGTTTCCGCTACAGCAGGCAAGGCATTTCAAATTGCGGCGGCGCATCGCGGCGCGGCCTTTGGCGATCTCAACAACGACGGCTTAGTCGACGCGGTGACGAACTGCCTCAATTCCCCCCCGGAGATTTGGATCAACCGCACCCGATCTGGCAATCATTGGCTGCTAATTGAACTGGTCGGCAGCAAGAGCAACCGCGATGGCCTCGGAGCGAAGATCAAAGTGATCTCGGCCGGCGGAACGCACTACAACCATGCCACCACCAGCGTCGGCTACGGCTCGGCCAGCGACAGGCGTGTGCACTTTGGGCTGGGTCCCGACAAGACCGTTCAACAAATTGAGATCGTGTGGCCTAGTGGGATCAGGCAAATTTTGACGGACGTGGCCGCCGACCAGGTGCTTACCATTCATGAAGCGGTCGGACACTGA